Proteins from one Rosa chinensis cultivar Old Blush chromosome 7, RchiOBHm-V2, whole genome shotgun sequence genomic window:
- the LOC112176855 gene encoding uncharacterized protein LOC112176855 isoform X3, which translates to MATLSPDVNEAAWTKESRDNLIVVEKYCFFRHKMGVPKCKSYAELKTDECGYLAALLEVLKVINRIFCDELAINPSGVDVRDVLQLFGNNSSRGLSNIYTGSALTSVFI; encoded by the exons ATGGCAACTCTTTCGCCGGATGTCAATG AAGCGGCATGGACAAAGGAAAGCCGGGACAATCTAATCGTTGTCGAGAAGTATTGTTTCTTTAGGCACAAAATGGGCGTACCTAAATGCAAGTCTTATGCTGAGTTAAAGACTGATGAGTGTGGATATCTTGCAGCACTTCTTGAAGTGCTTAAGGTAATCAACCGTATCTTCTGTGATGAACTAGCCATAAATCCTTCTGGTGTAGATGTGAGGGATGTGTTACAACTGTTTGGAAACAATTCGTCAAGAG GATTATCCAACATCTACACAGGGAGCGCCTTAACTAGTGTGTTTATTTAG
- the LOC112176855 gene encoding RNA polymerase II C-terminal domain phosphatase-like 4 isoform X2, with amino-acid sequence MATLSPDVNGNVSFPKASSFQVSKCCSNPNFARALSFNSNSRKLHLVLDLDHTLLHTTQLCNLTPEEDYLKIGTHPHRDVFVLETVITKLRPFVWRFLDEASKMFELYIYTKGNRYYAGLMAALLDPRKEYFPSSSRVISCEDHGIVGRYKSLDAVVGCNYSNVLILDDTEAAWTKESRDNLIVVEKYCFFRHKMGVPKCKSYAELKTDECGYLAALLEVLKVINRIFCDELAINPSGVDVRDVLQLFGNNSSRENDSYSNS; translated from the exons ATGGCAACTCTTTCGCCGGATGTCAATGGTAATGTTTCATTTCCAAAAGCTTCTTCTTTTCAAGTTTCAAAATGTTGTTCTAACCCTAATTTTGCCAGAGCACTGAGTTTCAATTCCAACTCCAGAAAGCTCCACTTGGTTCTTGATCTGGATCACACACTCCTCCACACCACTCAACTCTGTAATCTGACACCTGAAGAAGACTATCTCAAGATCGGAACCCATCCTCATCGAGATGTGTTCGTGCTTGAAACTGTGATCACCAAGCTCAGGCCCTTTGTCTGGAGATTCTTGGATGAAGCCAGCAAGATGTTTGAGCTGTATATATACACAAAGGGTAACCGGTACTATGCGGGTCTAATGGCTGCCCTGCTTGATCCTAGGAAGGAATATTTCCCTTCCAGTTCTAGAGTCATATCCTGCGAGGATCACGGAATCGTGGGGCGATATAAGAGTCTGGATGCTGTGGTTGGCTGCAATTATTCTAATGTTTTGATTCTTGATGATACAGAAGCGGCATGGACAAAGGAAAGCCGGGACAATCTAATCGTTGTCGAGAAGTATTGTTTCTTTAGGCACAAAATGGGCGTACCTAAATGCAAGTCTTATGCTGAGTTAAAGACTGATGAGTGTGGATATCTTGCAGCACTTCTTGAAGTGCTTAAGGTAATCAACCGTATCTTCTGTGATGAACTAGCCATAAATCCTTCTGGTGTAGATGTGAGGGATGTGTTACAACTGTTTGGAAACAATTCGTCAAGAG AGAATGACAGCTACTCAAATAGTTGA
- the LOC112176855 gene encoding RNA polymerase II C-terminal domain phosphatase-like 4 isoform X1 produces the protein MATLSPDVNGNVSFPKASSFQVSKCCSNPNFARALSFNSNSRKLHLVLDLDHTLLHTTQLCNLTPEEDYLKIGTHPHRDVFVLETVITKLRPFVWRFLDEASKMFELYIYTKGNRYYAGLMAALLDPRKEYFPSSSRVISCEDHGIVGRYKSLDAVVGCNYSNVLILDDTEAAWTKESRDNLIVVEKYCFFRHKMGVPKCKSYAELKTDECGYLAALLEVLKVINRIFCDELAINPSGVDVRDVLQLFGNNSSRGLSNIYTGSALTSVFI, from the exons ATGGCAACTCTTTCGCCGGATGTCAATGGTAATGTTTCATTTCCAAAAGCTTCTTCTTTTCAAGTTTCAAAATGTTGTTCTAACCCTAATTTTGCCAGAGCACTGAGTTTCAATTCCAACTCCAGAAAGCTCCACTTGGTTCTTGATCTGGATCACACACTCCTCCACACCACTCAACTCTGTAATCTGACACCTGAAGAAGACTATCTCAAGATCGGAACCCATCCTCATCGAGATGTGTTCGTGCTTGAAACTGTGATCACCAAGCTCAGGCCCTTTGTCTGGAGATTCTTGGATGAAGCCAGCAAGATGTTTGAGCTGTATATATACACAAAGGGTAACCGGTACTATGCGGGTCTAATGGCTGCCCTGCTTGATCCTAGGAAGGAATATTTCCCTTCCAGTTCTAGAGTCATATCCTGCGAGGATCACGGAATCGTGGGGCGATATAAGAGTCTGGATGCTGTGGTTGGCTGCAATTATTCTAATGTTTTGATTCTTGATGATACAGAAGCGGCATGGACAAAGGAAAGCCGGGACAATCTAATCGTTGTCGAGAAGTATTGTTTCTTTAGGCACAAAATGGGCGTACCTAAATGCAAGTCTTATGCTGAGTTAAAGACTGATGAGTGTGGATATCTTGCAGCACTTCTTGAAGTGCTTAAGGTAATCAACCGTATCTTCTGTGATGAACTAGCCATAAATCCTTCTGGTGTAGATGTGAGGGATGTGTTACAACTGTTTGGAAACAATTCGTCAAGAG GATTATCCAACATCTACACAGGGAGCGCCTTAACTAGTGTGTTTATTTAG